CAAAGCAAAAGAAATTAAAGAAAAAATAGAAAAGATGACAATTGATTCATACGAAAAAGAAAGAAAACTAAGTCTTCTTACATACGAAATTGAAACGATAGAAAATGTTAATCTAAAAGAGGGCGAGTATGAAGAACTTTTAGATAGAAGAAAGATGATGGCAAACAGTAAAAAGATATCCGATAATCTTTATTATGCCTATAATATGATAAAAAAAGGTAATGGTAAAGAATCGATAGAAGAACTTTTATCATCATCATTAAAACAGATCGCAGAAGTTTCATCATTTGATGGCGAAATAGAAGAAATGTATAACAGAATAAACGAAATATACTATAATCTGTCAGATGTGGGAGACTCTCTTAGAAACTATCTTTCTTCCTTTTCTTTTAATGAAAATGATGTTTACGAAACTGAAAAAAGAATAGACGAGATAAATGATTTAAGAAGGCGTTTCGGCAAAGATTATAATGATATTATGTCTTACTATTTAAAAATTAAAGAAGAAGTTAAAACTATATCGTCAACTGATGAATATATTGATACTCTTACAAAGGAACTATCATTAAAAAAAGAAGAACTTACAAATTTAAGCAATGCACTTGGCGAAAAAAGAAGAATTGCGGGTAAAAAACTTGAAAAAGAAGTTATGGCGCATCTTAACGAACTTAATATGAAAAACTGCATATTTAAAGTTGATATTGTAAAAGAAGAAAAATTCTTAAAAGACGGTACTGACAAAGTCGAATTTTTAATAAGTGCAAATGCAGGAATTGAGCCTGGTAAACTTACAAAAATAGCATCAGGCGGCGAACTTTCAAGAATAATGCTTGGAATAAATTGTGCGCTTCTTGATACTAATGATATTCCAACTATGATTTATGACGAAATTGATACAGGTGTAAGTGGAAGAGCAGCGCAGAAAATAGCAGAAAAACTTTACTATGTTTCAAAAAATAGGCAGGTTTTATGTGTTACCCACCTTGCGCAGATTGCGTCAATGGCAGACACACATTTTTTAATAGAAAAAAATGTGTATGATAATTCTACTAAAACTAAAGTTATCAAAATGAATGACGAAGAAAAGACTAACGAAATAGCGCGAATTATAGGCGGAGTAAAAATAACCCAGAATACACTAAAGAGTGCGGAGGAAATGCTTTCTCAGTCTTTAAGTTATAAAAAAGATAAAGGTTGATTTAAATGAAAGAAAGAATAACGATTTTTGTTGGCCACTACGGAAGCGGTAAAACTGAAGTAGCAGTCAACTATGCAATAAAGTTAAAAGAAGAGGGAAATGATGTTATAATTGTTGACCTTGACATTGTAAATGCGTATTACAGAACAAAAGATAACGAAAAAATGCTAAACGATATGGGCATTGAAGTAATATCCCCAACCTATGCAAATACCAATGTGGATATTCCGTCGCTTCCACCTCATTTAATTAAGGTGTTTGCCGATAAATCAAAGAAAATAGTGTTTGATGTAGGGGGAGACGATGCAGGAGCAACTGCTCTTGGAAGATTTTTTGGTTATTTTTCACAAGAAAATTACCAAATGTACTCAGTAATAAATACTAAAAGACCATTGACTGACAACAAGGAAAATATTATAATTATGACAGAGGAAATAAATTATAATTCGAGGCTTAAAATAACAGGTCTTATAAATAATACAAATTTATCGTATGAAACAGAATGTGCCGATATATTAGAGGGCGAAAAAATTGTTAAAACTGTGTGCGACGAATTAAAACTGCCTTTTATTTTTACATCTCTTTTAGAAGAGAATGTATCAGAATATAAGAAAATGTCATCTGCTAAGTTGTTTCCTATAAAGAAATATCTTAATATGCCATGGCAATTATAGATTTAAGTATGGAGGTTATAAAAAATGGCAAAGATTACTATTAATGAAGAATTATGCAAAGGTTGCGGTCTTTGTACAACAGTTTGTCCTAAGAACTTACTTATATTATCAAAGGATAAACTTAACTCTAAAGGCTACCATCCTGCAGAAATGACAGATGAGTCAAAATGTATTTCCTGTGCATTTTGTGCTACAATGTGTCCTGATTGTGTAATAGAAGTGAGAAAGGATTGATTATAATGGATAAAGTTCTTATGAAAGGTAACGAAGCGATTGCTGAAGCCGCTATCAGAGCCGGTTGCAGACATTTCTATGGTTATCCTATAACACCTCAGACAGAGGTTTCAGCCTATATGGCAAAAAATATGCCTAAAGTAGGCGGATTATTTATGCAGGCAGAAAGCGAAATTGCCGCTATCAATATGGTTTACGGTTCTGCTGCTGCAGGCGTTCGTGCTATGACATCTTCTTCAAGCCCTGGTATAAGTTTAAAAGCAGAGGGTATATCATATATGGCAGGTGCAGATTTACCTTGCGTTATTCTTAATATAGTTAGAGGTGGCCCTGGTTTAGGTGGTATTCAACCTGCTCAGTCTGACTATTTCCAGGCTACAAAAGGTCTTGCACACGGAGACTTTAATTTAGTTGTTTTAGCACCTTCTTCTATTCAGGAATGTGTTGACTTAACTTTAGAAGCATTTGATATTGCAGACCAGTACAGAATGCCTGTTATGATTATGGGCGACGGTATGCTTGGTCAGATGATGGAGCCTGTTGCATTCGGCGAATATAAAGGAAGAGATTTAAAAGAAAAAACATGGGCAACAAACGGTACAGGTTTAAAAAGAGAACATAATGTTGTCAATTCTTTATACATAGATCCTGATACATTGGAAAAAACAGTTCTTGCAAGAGATAAAATGTATGAAGAAATCAAAGAAAACGAAGTTAAATATGAAGCCGAAGGTATCGAAGATGCTGATATTATAATGGTAGCATACGGAACAATCGGCAGAATAGTAAAAAATGCTATAAAAATGGCAAGGGAAGAAGGCATCAAAGTAGGTCTTATAAGACCGATTACTCTATGGCCTTTCCCAACTAAAATAATAAATAAAGCGGCAGATACAGCCAAAGCATTTATTTCTGTTGAAATGAGTACAGGTCAGATGGTAGAGGATGTAATGATTGCTGTTAACGGAAAAGCAAAGGTTGACTTCACAGGAAGAACAGGCGGAGTTATTCCTACACCTAAAGAAATATTGGAAAAAATAAGAGAAGTTGCAGGAGGTATAAAATAATGAGTATAGTATTTAAAAAACCACATGCCCTTGCAGATGTTCCTCTTCACTACTGCCCGGGCTGTACTCACGGTATAGTTCACAGACTTGTTGCAGAGGTTATTGACGAACTTGGTATAGAAGGCAAAACAGTAGGTATCGCACCTGTTGGTTGCTCAGTATTTGCATATAACTATTTTAATTGTGATATGGTTGAAGCGGCTCACGGAAGAGCACCTGCAGTTGCAACAGGAGTTAAAAGAGCCAACCCTGACAATATTGTTTTCACATATCAGGGAGACGGGGATTTAGCAGCCATTGGTACAGCAGAAACCGTTCACGCAGCAGGTAGAAGCGAAAATATAACAATTATATTTATAAACAATGCTATTTACGGAATGACAGGTGGTCAGATGGCGCCAACATCATTGGTTGACCAGATTACCCAGACAACTCCTTTCGGAAGAAAACCTGAAACACAGGGTTATCCTATAAAGGTATGTGAAATGCTTTCTACTTTAGACGGTACAACATACGCAGAAAGAGTTGCAGTAAATAATGTTAAAAATATAAGAAATGCTAAGAAGGCTATAAAAAAAGCATTCGAAAATCAAATAAACAAAAAAGGATTCTCCATTGTAGAAGTTCTTTCAACCTGTCCTACAAACTGGGGGCTTTCTCCACAGGAAGCGCTAAAATGGTTGGAAGAAAATATGATGCCTGTTTATCCTCTTGGTGTATATAAAGATAGGGAGGATGTGTAATTATGAATCACGAAATAATTCTTGCAGGGTTTGGCGGTCAGGGTATACTGTTTGCCGGAAAACTACTTGCATATACAGGAATGATATTTGACAAAGCAGTTTCATGGCTTCCTTCATATGGGCCTGAAATGAGAGGTGGAACTTGTAACTGTCATATTATTATAAATGATTCTTCAGTTGGTTCCCCATATGTTGTTAACCCTACCGAAGCAGTAATACTTAACAAACCGTCTTTTGATAAATTTGAAAATTCTATTCTTCCGGGCGGAACATTGTTTTATGATAGTTCTCTTTGTGATAATGAGCATAAAAGAGATGATATAAAATATGTGGGTATACCTGCTACAACAATGGCATATGATATGAATGCATCAAAACTTGCCAATATGATTATAACAGGTAAAGTTTTAAAAGAAACAGGAATGTTCAACTTAGAAGATGTATCTGTTGCTTTATCAAAACTTATTCCACCAAAAAGAGCAGAAATGCTTGAAATAAATACAAAAGCAATAGAAGCAGGTTTTAATTACTAATTTAAAGACCAAAGTGCAGTTTATTATGTACTTTGGTCTTTTTTGTATATTTTATATACTTTCTATAAAAAAACACAATTTGTAGTGTATTTTTTATAAAAAATTCATAAATATATGATAATATTTCTTGATATTTTTTGTAGGATATGTTAAAATGTAACTATAAAAAATATATATACCAAGGAGGAATTTAAAGTGTTGAAGAAATTAATTTCCATTACACTTGTAATCACAATGTTTTTAAGCCTATCTGCAGTTAGTTTTGCTGCCAATGCTTTTTCTGATGTATCAGAAGAAGATTATTCATGGGCAGTAAGTCAGATCAGCGAAATGGCAGATAAAGGAATTATCACAGGTTATCCTGACGGTACATTTAAGCCTGATAAAGGTATTACAAAAGTAGAAGCAATGCTTCTTATATCCAGAATTTTAGGAATTAAAAATGATGTATATTCTGATAAACTTGAGGATATATATGATATATACGAAGATGACCTTGAAGATTTAGACCTTCAGTATAAAAACGAAGTTGCTTTCTTAATATATAAAGGTGTATTCTCATTAGACGAAATTTTAGATATAGCCGATAATGATGAATTTAATGAACCTCTTTTAAGATATGAAGCAGCAGAATATTTAGCAAAAGTTTTAGGCGGAGAAGTTGATTTGTCAGATGATGATACAGGATATGAAGATGAAAATAAAATTCCTGCAGGTAAAAGAGCATTTGTTAAATATGTAAAAGACAAAAATATTATGCAGGGAATGAGCGAAACAACATTTGAGCCTTCATTCCAGGTTAACAGAGCCCAGATGGCAGTTATGCTTTACAGAGTTATGGGTCTTTCAGAACTTCTTTTTGTTGAAGGTAAATATGACAGAATAAGAAATGATGAAATAACAGTTGAACTTGAAAGTGGCGACGGAGATTATGATGTTTCCGATGCAGTATTTTATCTAAACGGAGAAGAAATAGAAAGCGACGAATTAAAAGAAGGCATAGATGTTATCTTGGTATTTGAAGACACAACCTTAAAAAGAGTTGAAGCAATCTATTTTGAACCAGAAGTACATACTTTAGTTTTAGGAGAAATTAAAGAAATCGTTTTAACATCAGTTAAAACTGTTAAAATTGATAACAGTCAGACAGGGGAAGTAGAAATTTATTCTGTTCTTCCAACTTGTGAAGTTTATGTTGACGGTTCTTATGCTACACTTTCAGTTTTAAGAACAAAAGATAACGCTAAGTTATATCTTGATGAAGATAACAAAGTATTTAGAATTGATGTATTAGACGCAACAGACGAATTTACAGACGGAGTTATTAAAGAACTTTCTTTCGATGAGAGAAAAGTTGTTATCCAGAGAAAAAACGGTATAATTGAAACATATTTTGTTTCAGACGAAATTGCAGTTATAAGAAATGGTAAAGATTCAACTTTAGCAAATCTTATTGTTGGAGATAAAGTATCTAAGGTTATCGTAAGATATAATAAGATCAGTAAATTACAGGTAACAAGTGAAATCGGTAGTTTATCTGGTACAATTACTGAAATTTTAATTGCAAAACAATCTTCTATCGTTGTTACTAAAGACGGGGATGATGAAAGATACCCTCTTACCAATTCTATTAAAGTATTCTTAGACGATGAAGAATGTGAAATCTATGATTTAAGACTTGATATGACAGCGAAAATCACAACAGACAGTGGTGCGGTTTCCGAAATCAGAGTTTCAACAGTTGAAGAAGTAAGTCAGATTTCTGGTGTTGTAGAAGTTGTTAATCCGTCTTACGGTTTTATAAATGTTAAAACTGCAAATGGTGAGTCTAAACAGATTTTTGTTTCATCATCAACAAAAATTACTGCTGATGGTGCAGTTACTGCAACAAAAACAATTAAAAACATCTATGTAGATGATTATGTTGTTGTTATCGGCAGAATGGTTAACGGAGCATTCCAGGCTTCAACTATCGTAATAGTTCAGTAAAAAAATGGAGGATAAATCACAATGAAAGATTATACTACTGGCTCAATCAGAAATATTGCCTTAGTTGCCCATGGCGGAACAGGTAAAACTAATTTAGCAGAAGCAATGCTTTACAATGCTAAACTTATCGACAGACAGGGTAAAGTGCTTGACGGAAATACCGTTATGGACTTTGACCAGGAAGAAGTAAAAAGAAAAATTTCTATCAATACTGCACTTGCAAGTTTTGAATGGAACGATTGTAAAATAAATATAATTGACACACCGGGATATTTTGATTTCGTCGGCGAAATGATAGAAGGAACATCTGTTGCTGACGGTGTTATCATTATGGTAAGCGGAAAATCAGGTGTTCAGGTTGGTACAGAAAAAGCATGGAAAGTTGCAGAAAAAAATAATATCCCTAAAATAATATTCGTTAATGAAATTGACGAAGAAGATGTTGATTTTACTGCAGTTGTTAACAGTCTGAAAGAAACATTCGGTAAATCTATCGCTCCTTTATATATTCCTATAAGAGATAACGGTAAAGTAGTTGGTTTCTATGATGTTATCCATGCCGAAGCAAGAAAATATGTTACAGGCGGAAACGAGGCAATGGACTTACCTGCTCAGTATGAGAGCGAAGTTAAAGAAAATACTGATATGTTAAGCGAAGCTGTTGCTGAAACAAGCGATGAACTTATGGAAAAATATTTTAACGGCGAAGAATTCACTAAAAAAGAAATACTTGGCGCAGTTAGAAAAGGTATTGACGAATGTTCTATCGTTCCAGTATTATTCGGTTCTGCTCTTAAAAATATCGGTATTAAAGCATTAGTTGATGCAGTTGCAGAATATTTCCCTGCACCAAACGAAATAAAACAAAGAACAGCATATAAACCTGGTACAGAAGAAGTTATCGAAGTTAAAACTGAAGATGGAGAACCTTTATCACTATTTGTATTTAAAACATTGGTTGACCCATATGTTGGTAAATTAAGTTACTTTAAGGTTATGTCAGGAACATTAACTCCTGATACAACTCTTAAAAACATTAGAAAAAATGAAGATGAAAGAATTTCAAGAATTTTTACAATGTGTGGTAAAAAACAGATTGAAGTTAAAAAACTTTCTGCAGGGGATATAGGTGCAGTTAATAAACTTAATATCACAAAAACAGGGGATACACTTTCTGACAGTAAGTGTCTTGTAGAATTTGAAAAACTTGTTTTCCCTAAACCTGCATTATCATTAGCAATTCTTCCAAAAGAAAAAGGCGATGAAGAAAAAATCAGTTCAGGTCTTTCAAAATTAAGACACGAAGACCCAAGTTTTAACTTCTATAATAACACAGAAACTCATCAGCTTATAATCTCAGGTATGGGCGAACAGCATATTGATGTTATTATCAGTAAATTAAAATCAAGATACGGTGCAGAAGTTACTTTAGCAGAGCCAAAAGTTCCATACAGAGAAACAATTAAGAAAAAGGTTACTGCAGAAGGTAAACATAAGAAACAATCAGGTGGTCATGGTCAGTATGGTCATGTTAAAATCGAAATTGAACCTGGACATAGCGAAGGATTAGAATTTGGAGAACAGATTTTTGGTGGAAGCGTTCCAAAGAACTATTTCCCTGCAGTTGAAAAAGGTCTTCAGGAAAGTATTGAACACGGTGTTCTTGCAGGTTACCCTGTTGTTAACCTAAAAGCAACACTTCTTGACGGTTCTTACCATCCAGTTGACTCTTCTGAAATGGCATTTAAAATGGCAGCGCATATAGCATATAAAAACGGTTTGGAACAGGCAAACCCAGTTTTATTAGAACCAATCGGTAAACTTGTTGTTATAGTTCCTGATCATTATATGGGCGATATTATGGGCGATGTTAATAAGAGAAGAGGAAGAATTCTTGGTATGAACCCAATAGGCGACGGGTTGCAGGAAGTTACTGCCGAAGTGCCTATGGCTGAAATGCACAAATACGCAATTGACCTTCGTTCAATGACTCATGCAAGAGGAAGTTTTGAATTTGACTTTGAAAGATATGAAGAAGCACCAAATATGGTAGCAGAAAAAATAATTGCAGAGTCCAAAAAATAAATTAAACTAAAAGGATGCAAAATTTATTTTGCATCCTTTTTAATTTGTAAAAATATAAAAAATATTTTGCTTTTTTAATCACTTTGTATTATAATAAAAAAGATGTATATTTATTACGAGGTGATTTAATGGTAAAAAAACTTTCTGCTCCCACAGACTTAACAAAAGGGACACCGTGGAAAGGTATATTGATGTTTACTCTGCCAATGTTAATTGGTAATATAGCCCAGCAATTATACAGTACGGTGGATAGTATTGTTGTTGGTAAATATATAGGGGATAATGCCCTTGCCGCAGTCGGCAGTGCAATGCCTATTCTTAATATGCTTCTTGTTTTATTTATCGGTATATCTGCAGGTGCTAATATTATGGTGTCCCAGTATTACGGTGCTAAAAACAGGGATGCCCTTTCTTATACAATAGGTAACTCTATAACAATAACCATAATTTGCTGTATAGGTCTTATCCTTGTTGCAACACCTTTTATCAGGCCTATTCTTATAATGTTAAATACTCCGCAGTCTATACTTAATGACTGTACAAGTTATCTTACAATTTCTCTCATAGGTATTGCGGGTATGGCTTTTTATAATATTTTAAGTGGTATTATAAGAGGTATGGGAGATTCTTTTTCCTGCCTGATTTATTTACTGGTTGCAACAGTTATAAATATTGTTTTAGATATAGTTTTTGTTGCCTATGTAAAAATGGGGGTAGCAGGTGTTGCATATGCTACTGTAATTTCACAGGTTGTTTCTGCTTCTTTATGTCTTATTAAACTTTCTAAAATGAACGAATATTTTGACTTTGGCTTAAAATATATAAAACCTGTCGGCACATATTTAAAAACTATAATAAGGCTTGGTATTCCGTCAGGAGTAACTCAGGCAATAGTATCTTCTGCTATGATTGTTGTTCAATCGCTTACAAATTGTTTTGGCGAACTTTTTATTGCAGCCAATGTAATTATAATGCGTGTTGACGGTTTTGCCATGATGCCAAACTTCTCTTTCGGAATGTCCCTTACAACTTATTCAGGGCAGAATGTAGGCGCAGGTAATTATGAAAGGGTTACAAAAGGTGCAAAGCAGGGAACACTTCTTGCGGTTTTATGTTCAACATTTATAACACTTGTTATTTTAATATTCGGTAAATACCTTATGATGTTATTTACAGATACCAAAGAACTTGTTGATATGAGTTATAATCTTATGATGATTCTTGCAGTTGGATATATTGCTATGGCTGTAACACAAAGCTTGTCAGGTATTATGAGAGGAGCAGGGGATACATTAACCCCTATGTGGATTTCTCTTATTACAATCGTATTTCTGCGTGTTCCTCTTGCATATGGTATATCATATATGACAAGAACACCCCTTCTTCCATATGGTGTAAAAGAATGTATCCAGATTTCTCTTCTTATATCATGGGTTATGAATGCAATTATAACTTTACTTTTCTATAAAGCAGGTAGATGGAAGAAAAAAGCAATTACAAACAGTATTCAGGAAAACTAATATATAATAAAAAATAATGCACTGTGAAGATAATCTTCACAGTGCATTTTTGTTTAATCATTTCAATATTAGTTGTGCAAATTTTATTAAAATAAATTGCTTATTGCAATTTATTTCATCGCTTCTTCAACAGCAACAGCAACTGCAACAGATGCACCAACCATTGGGTTATTACCCATACCGATTAGTCCCATCATTTCAACGTGAGCAGGAACTGAAGATGAACCTGCAAACTGAGCATCAGAGTGCATTCTTCCCATTGTGTCTGTTAAACCGTAAGAAGCAGGACCTGCAGCCATATTGTCTGGGTGAAGAGTTCTTCCTGTACCTCCGCCTGAAGCAACGGAGAAGAAGTTTTTACCCATTTCAATTCTTTCTTTTTTGTATGTGCCCATAACAGGGTGCTGGAATCTTGTAGGGTTAGTAGAGTTACCTGTGATACCAACGCCTGCATCTTCAAGATGAAGAATAGCAACACCTTCTCTTACATCGTTTGCGCCATAGCAGTTAACTTTTGCTTTGTCTCCGTTTGAGTAAGGAATTTTTTCTATAACTTTAAGTTCGCCTGTAGCATAGTCATAATCAGTTTTAACGTATGTGAAACCGTTAATTCTTGAAATGATCTGAGCTGCATCTTTACCAAGACCGTTTAAGATAACTCTTAATGGCTCTTTTCTAACTTTGTTTGCTGATCTTGCGATACCGATAGCACCTTCAGCAGCAGCAAATGATTCGTGTCCTGCAACGAATGCAAAACATTTTGTTTCTTCTCTTAAAAGCATAGCAGCAAGATTACCGTGGCCTAAACCAACTTTTCTCTGTTCAGCAACTGAACCAGGAATACAGAATGCCTGTAAACCTTCACCGATTGCTTCAGCAGCATCAGCAGCAACTTTGCAACCTTTTTTAATTGCAATAGCAGCACCAAGTGCGTATGCGTAACAAGCATTTTCAAAACAGATTGGCTGAATGTCTTTAACTAATTTTAAAACATCAATGCCTTTGTCATTACAGATTTTAACTGCATCTTCAATACTTGCAATATCATATTGTTTAAGAACAACATTTATTTTATCAATTCTTCTTTCGTAACCTTCAAATAATGGCATAACAACTCACCTCCTGATTATTCTTTTCTTGGATCGATATATTTAACAGCATCGTCAAATCTACCGTATCTGCCTGTAGCCTTATCCATAGCTTCTTTAGGATCTGTACCTGCTTTAATCATATCCATCATTCTTCCGAAGTTGATGAATTCGTAACCGATAATTAAATCTTTATCGTCAATAGCAAGTTTTGTAACATAACCTTCAGCCATTTCTAAGTATCTTGGACCTTTTTCAGTAGTTGAATACATTGTACCAACCTGAGAACGAAGCCCTTTACCTAAGTCTTCCAAACCAGCACCGATAGGTAAACCGTTTTCAGAGAAAGCAGTCTGAGTTCTACCGTAGATAATCTGTAGGAATAATTCTCTCATAGCAGTATTTATAGCATCACAAACAAGGTCTGTGTTAACTGCTTCAAGTAAAGTTTTACCTGCTAAAATTTCAGCAGCCATAGCAGCAGAGTGAGTCATACCGGAACAACCGATTGTTTCAACCAATGCTTCTTTGATAATACCGTCTTTAACGTTAAGGCTAAGCTTACATGCGCCCTGCTGAGGTGCACACCAGCCGATACCGTGTGTAAAACCGGAAATATCTTTGATTTCTTTTGCCTGAACCCATTTGCCTTCTTCAGGAATAGGAGCAGGACCATGATTAACGCCTTTTGCAAGGCATATCATATTTTGAACTTCATGTGTTAATTCGCTCATGATAATCCTCCTTAGTTAATTATTTCAAATTTTATTATACTTAAAATTAGTATACTTGTCCATAGTTTTTTAAAATTTTTTACACATTAAATCTGAATAAAACTACATCTCCGTCCTGGAATACATATTCTTTTCCTTCAGAACGAACAAGCCCTTTCTCTTTAGCATTAGCCATACTTCCACATTCTATTAAATCTTTATAAGAAATTACTTCTGCACGGATAAATCCTCTCTCAAAATCTGAATGGATTTTACCTGCTGCCTGAGGTGCTTTTGTTCCTATTTTAATTGTCCACGCTCTTGTTTCAGTTTCACCTGCAGTAAGAAAACTCATAAGACCAAGTAATTTGTAACTTGCCTTAATCAGTCTGTCAAGACCTGATTCGTTAATTCCAAGTTCATTTAAAAATGCATTCTTTTCTTCATCGTCAAGTTCTGCAATTTCAGATTCTATCTTTGCAGAAATAGGGAGTACCAAAGAATTTTCTTTATCTGCAATTTCACTTACCTTTTTAACAAGTTCGTTATTGTCAATTCCGTCAATAAAATCATCTTCAGAAACATTTGTAGCATATATAACAGGTTTTGCAGTAATAAGTGCAACCTCTTTTATAGCCTCTTTTTCTTCAGCTGATAAATCTAAAAGACGAACACAGGTTTCGTTTTCAAGCGCTTCTTTAATTTTTAAAAGAACATCAAGTTCTGCCTGATACTTTTTGTCTCCCTTTAACATTTTTCTTGTTCTGTCTATCCTTTTTTCAACTATATCAAGGTCAGAAAGTATAAGTTCTATATTGATTGTGTCAATATCTCTTTTAGGGTCAATGCTTCCTTCAACGTGAACAATGTTAGGGTCTTCAAAACATCTTACAACGTGAATAATAGCATCAACTTCTCTTATATGAGATAAGAATTTATTTCCAAGGCCTTCGCCCTTTGATGCACCCTTAACAAGCCCTGCAATATCTACAAATTCAATAGCAGCAGGAATAGTTTTTTTAGAGTTATACATCTTAGTAAGCACATCCAGCCTTTCGTCAGGAACAGTAACTATTCCGACATTTGGGTCAATAGTGCAAAAAGGGTAGTTGGCAGATTCAGCACCTGCTTTTGTTATTGCATTAAATAGTGTACTCTTACCAACATTAGGTAAGCCTACTATACCTAATTTCATACTAAAATCATTCCTTTATACATAATAATCTACTATGCATTATACCTTATTTTTCCCTGAATTTCAACACTTACAAACCAAATAAAAAATTTTTTTCAAATATACTTAATTCCCCTTGACATAACACTATATATGGTGTATAATCTTCAATGTTGACGCTTATATTGTGTTTTGGTTCTGTGGGAAAATCGCATAACCAAGCACTTTTTAACACTATTTATACGAATGAAAAGGAATAAATTAAGGGAAAGGGAGAAAAAAATGGAAAACTACACAATGGAAAATTGGTTCAGTACCGATTTACAAAGAGATATCTGGCTTAAAAAGTATCAGCATAATGACGAATCATTTGACGAATTTTTTGAAAGAGTAAGCGGTGGAAACAAAAAAATCAAAGAATTTATGATGGCAAAAAAATTCCTTCCTGGCGGAAGAATTATAGCAAGCCGCGGACTTAATAAAAAGAACAGAAAGATTACATATTCAAACTGTTATGTTATTACTCCGCCTGAGGATAATATAGAAAGTATTTTTGAATGTGCATCTAAACTTGCAAGAACATTTTCATACGGTGGAGGTTGTGGTATAGATATATCCAAACTTTCTCCTGCAGGTGCTAAAATAAACAATGCTGCCAAAGAAACTACAGGTAGTGTTTCATTTATGGACCTTTATTCGCTTGTAACCGAACTTATAGGCCAGTCTGGAAGAAGAGGAGCGCTTATGATTTCTCTTGACTGTTCCCACCCTGATGTTGAATCATTTATAGATATAAAGAATGACCTTGATAAAGTTACAAAAGCAAACATTTCAATAAG
The sequence above is drawn from the Clostridia bacterium genome and encodes:
- the ychF gene encoding redox-regulated ATPase YchF; this encodes MKLGIVGLPNVGKSTLFNAITKAGAESANYPFCTIDPNVGIVTVPDERLDVLTKMYNSKKTIPAAIEFVDIAGLVKGASKGEGLGNKFLSHIREVDAIIHVVRCFEDPNIVHVEGSIDPKRDIDTINIELILSDLDIVEKRIDRTRKMLKGDKKYQAELDVLLKIKEALENETCVRLLDLSAEEKEAIKEVALITAKPVIYATNVSEDDFIDGIDNNELVKKVSEIADKENSLVLPISAKIESEIAELDDEEKNAFLNELGINESGLDRLIKASYKLLGLMSFLTAGETETRAWTIKIGTKAPQAAGKIHSDFERGFIRAEVISYKDLIECGSMANAKEKGLVRSEGKEYVFQDGDVVLFRFNV